A stretch of the Vibrio sp. YMD68 genome encodes the following:
- a CDS encoding AAA family ATPase, translated as MTTVLYDEDVIALSEEDIDENLASSNKEQILKGLFRGSVGFLIAPPDSGKSYLSLSIAYELALPEYPLIGVGDGENKVLRTLIWPIEDSLPGTLPRIKAHLAEFSTSIKERLKSSIGIYKHSDPICSSGSSKHTKEWEDASRALEKLIATAKEYDLVIIDTLRDAIGSADVVVDDYYIRIVLERIANEADVAVLVVHHPTKDVSRGKDIINSVSGSGLSSTLSKSKLHLYLDQLIDKKDGTVQETRLRHIKANYVPFDQQWRKPIRLHWSNNSLLHVDQEVVIQLRNDQLDGDSENEKKPGADKPVKRRLSRLSEEPGLIHRDDSLLSEESKRLAQQTSHGPFGGGMASELSELRTGKPSK; from the coding sequence ATGACAACAGTGCTCTACGATGAGGATGTGATCGCTCTAAGTGAAGAAGATATAGATGAAAATTTAGCGAGTTCGAACAAAGAACAAATTTTGAAAGGTTTGTTTCGAGGTAGTGTCGGTTTTCTGATCGCGCCACCTGATTCTGGTAAAAGTTATTTGTCCTTATCAATAGCATATGAGTTGGCTTTGCCAGAGTACCCATTAATTGGTGTAGGGGATGGTGAAAACAAAGTACTTAGAACCTTGATATGGCCGATTGAAGATTCATTGCCAGGAACACTTCCGCGCATAAAAGCACATTTGGCTGAGTTCTCCACCAGCATCAAAGAGCGATTGAAATCGAGCATTGGGATATACAAGCATTCCGATCCAATTTGTAGTTCAGGCTCATCTAAACACACTAAAGAGTGGGAAGATGCATCCAGAGCACTGGAGAAACTTATTGCCACAGCAAAAGAGTACGATTTAGTAATCATAGATACATTGCGCGATGCTATTGGTTCGGCTGATGTTGTAGTCGATGACTATTACATCAGAATTGTTTTGGAAAGGATTGCCAATGAAGCAGATGTTGCTGTTCTTGTGGTTCACCATCCGACAAAAGATGTGAGCAGAGGGAAGGACATCATAAACAGTGTTTCTGGCTCTGGTTTATCATCCACACTCTCAAAGTCAAAGCTTCATCTGTATTTAGATCAGTTGATAGACAAGAAAGATGGAACGGTACAAGAGACTCGTTTGCGTCATATCAAAGCTAACTATGTGCCTTTTGACCAGCAGTGGAGAAAACCGATAAGGCTGCACTGGAGTAACAATTCACTATTGCACGTTGATCAAGAAGTCGTTATCCAACTTAGAAATGATCAATTAGACGGTGATAGTGAGAATGAGAAAAAGCCAGGAGCAGATAAACCAGTTAAAAGACGGTTATCGCGTCTTTCAGAAGAGCCAGGATTGATACACAGAGATGACTCCCTTCTATCTGAGGAATCGAAGCGCTTGGCCCAACAAACCAGTCATGGCCCATTTGGTGGTGGCATGGCATCAGAGCTCTCCGAACTTCGTACTGGTAAGCCCTCCAAGTAA